In Necator americanus strain Aroian chromosome IV, whole genome shotgun sequence, the following proteins share a genomic window:
- a CDS encoding hypothetical protein (NECATOR_CHRIV.G16825.T1), giving the protein MARLEDQIANGFVVVVVYPLKDTFFTGPKKRCGAFLCDPVSTTMQLITGNRMTASSNGPMIMQAEQGILVLLLLLLLLLLLLLLLLLLLLLLLLLLLLLLLLLLLLLLLLLLLLLLLLLLLLLLLLLLLLLLLLLLLLLLLLLLLLLLLLLLLLLLLLLLLLLLLLLLLLLLLLLLLLLLLLLLLLLLLLLLLLLLLLLLLLLLLLLLLLLLLLLLLLLLLLLLLLLLLLLLLLLLLLLLLLLLLLLLLLLLLLLLLLLLLLLLLLLLLLLLLLLLLLLLLLLLLLSITSFMHK; this is encoded by the exons ATGGCACGACTAGAAGATCAAATCGCCAATGGTttcgttgtcgtcgtcgttTATCCTCTCAAGGACACATTTTTTACAGGCCCTAAAAAGAGGTGTGGAGCATTCTTGTGTGATCCCGTCTCcacaacgatgcaacttattacgggtaatAGAATGACGGCAAGTAGCAACGGGCCCATGATTATGCAAGCGGAGCAG GGTATCCtcgtattattattgttactgttattattattattattattattattattattattattattattattattattattattattattattattattattattattattattattattattattattattattattattattattattattattattattattattattattattattattattattattattattattattattattattattattattattattattattattattattattattattattattattattattattattattattattattattattattattattattattattattattattattattattattattattattattattattattattattattattattattattattattattattattattattattattattattattattattattattattattattattattattattattattattattattattattattattattattattattattattattattattattattattattattattattattattattattattattattattattattattattattattattattattattattattattattattattattattattattattattattattattattattattattattattattattattattattattattattgtcgaTTACTTCATTCATGCACAAATAA